A region from the Nocardioides coralli genome encodes:
- a CDS encoding YgfZ/GcvT domain-containing protein has translation MTSPLLDLPDAVAAEGIDAGVAAHYGSFNREQRTLEAGDGFVDLSHREVVRVTGPDRLTWLHSLTTQQLTAVQPGEWTWSLVLSPQGHVEHAFAIIDDGETATLHTEPGAGQPLLEFLQRMVFMTRVEVTDATDELAVTWRPKGYDLVPRERLTAYAEAAGPACGIWAFEALRIARGEARFGLDTDHRTIPNEAGWIPSAVHLDKGCYRGQETVARVHTLGRPPRRLVMLHLDGSENRLPERGADLLNGEKVVGFVGSSARHHELGPIALALVKRNVPVDAVLTADGLVAGQEVVVDPDVGLHVRPKLG, from the coding sequence CTGACCAGTCCCTTGCTCGACCTCCCCGACGCCGTCGCGGCCGAGGGGATCGACGCGGGTGTCGCCGCCCACTACGGCTCGTTCAACCGCGAGCAGCGGACCCTCGAGGCGGGTGACGGGTTCGTCGACCTCTCGCACCGCGAGGTGGTCCGGGTCACCGGCCCCGACCGGTTGACGTGGCTCCACTCGCTGACGACCCAGCAACTCACCGCCGTACAGCCGGGGGAGTGGACCTGGTCGCTCGTGCTCAGCCCGCAGGGACACGTGGAGCACGCCTTCGCCATCATCGACGACGGCGAGACCGCGACCCTCCACACCGAGCCGGGCGCCGGGCAGCCGCTGCTGGAGTTCCTGCAGCGAATGGTGTTCATGACCCGCGTCGAGGTCACCGACGCCACCGACGAGCTCGCCGTCACCTGGCGGCCGAAGGGCTACGACCTCGTGCCGCGCGAGCGGTTGACGGCGTACGCCGAGGCGGCGGGCCCGGCCTGCGGCATCTGGGCGTTCGAGGCGCTGCGGATCGCCCGCGGCGAGGCGCGGTTCGGGCTCGACACCGACCACCGGACCATCCCCAACGAGGCCGGCTGGATCCCCTCGGCGGTCCACCTCGACAAGGGCTGCTACCGCGGGCAGGAGACGGTCGCGCGCGTCCACACGCTCGGCCGGCCACCGCGCCGACTGGTCATGCTCCACCTCGACGGGTCCGAGAACCGGCTGCCCGAGCGCGGCGCCGACCTGCTCAACGGCGAGAAGGTGGTCGGCTTCGTCGGCTCGAGCGCCCGCCACCACGAGCTCGGCCCGATCGCGCTGGCGCTGGTCAAGCGCAACGTGCCGGTCGACGCGGTGCTGACGGCCGACGGCCTCGTGGCGGGCCAGGAGGTTGTGGTCGACCCCGACGTGGGGCTCCACGTCCGCCCCAAGCTCGGCTGA
- a CDS encoding alpha/beta hydrolase — MRILERLERLSVAGALALPEQVQRRLLGRPVVRDGLTLSTEWQWLLWLQRLARIPGAETLPLDRARDVVRRQARLVGGHQSVGSVRDVRVGDLPGRLYTPEHAVSPGPLLVFFHGGGFVYGDLDSHDAACRFLTRRAGVRVLAVDYRLAPEHTFPAAHDDCVAAYRWVVEHVAELGADADRLAVGGDSAGGCLAATTAIAAAREGLPLAFQLLVYPVTDLRGDTESRRTFAAGFYLTEEFSDLAERCYLNSPADRTDPRASPLLADLPAGLAPAYVATAGFDPLRDEGEAYAARLEEAGVPTEVRRFEDQIHSFFNVVGVGRSARAANEEIAAALRTGLTTAAERSPG; from the coding sequence GTGAGGATCCTCGAGCGGCTGGAGCGGCTGTCCGTGGCTGGGGCTTTGGCGCTGCCCGAGCAGGTGCAGCGGCGGCTGCTCGGCCGGCCCGTGGTGCGCGACGGGCTGACGCTGTCGACGGAGTGGCAGTGGCTGTTGTGGCTCCAGCGGCTGGCCCGGATTCCCGGGGCCGAGACGCTGCCCCTCGACCGCGCCCGCGACGTCGTACGCCGGCAGGCGCGCCTGGTCGGCGGCCACCAGTCCGTGGGGTCGGTGAGGGACGTCCGCGTCGGGGACCTGCCCGGCCGCCTCTACACGCCGGAGCACGCGGTGTCGCCCGGCCCGCTGCTGGTCTTCTTCCACGGCGGCGGGTTCGTCTACGGCGACCTCGACTCCCACGACGCCGCCTGCCGCTTCCTGACTCGCCGCGCGGGGGTCCGGGTGCTGGCGGTCGACTACCGGCTCGCCCCCGAGCACACCTTCCCCGCCGCCCACGACGACTGCGTCGCGGCCTACCGCTGGGTGGTGGAGCACGTCGCGGAGCTCGGTGCCGACGCCGATCGGCTGGCGGTCGGGGGTGACTCCGCCGGCGGCTGCCTTGCTGCCACCACCGCCATCGCCGCCGCCCGTGAGGGTCTCCCGCTCGCCTTCCAGCTGCTCGTCTACCCGGTGACCGACCTGCGCGGCGACACCGAGAGCCGGCGCACGTTCGCCGCCGGCTTCTACCTGACCGAGGAGTTCTCCGACCTCGCGGAGCGCTGCTACCTGAACAGCCCCGCCGACCGCACCGACCCGCGCGCCTCGCCGCTGCTCGCCGACCTGCCGGCCGGGCTCGCGCCGGCGTACGTCGCGACGGCGGGGTTCGACCCGCTGCGCGACGAGGGCGAGGCCTACGCAGCGCGGCTGGAGGAGGCGGGGGTGCCGACCGAGGTACGCCGCTTCGAGGACCAGATCCACAGCTTCTTCAACGTCGTCGGGGTCGGTCGCTCCGCCCGGGCGGCCAACGAGGAGATCGCGGCGGCGCTGCGCACCGGACTGACCACGGCCGCGGAGCGCTCGCCGGGCTGA
- a CDS encoding Hsp20/alpha crystallin family protein: MLLRSTDPFRDFDRLTQQLLGTTNRPAVMPMDAWREGDHFVIEFDLPGVARDSIDLDVERNVLTVRAERVPRNGDWEMLATERPRGVFSRQLVLGDNLDLDRIEAGYDGGVLRLTVPVAEKAKPRKIEISGQSSDRTAIEA; the protein is encoded by the coding sequence ATGTTGCTGCGTTCCACGGACCCGTTCCGTGACTTCGACCGTCTCACCCAGCAGCTCCTCGGCACCACGAACCGCCCCGCGGTGATGCCGATGGACGCCTGGCGCGAGGGAGACCACTTCGTCATCGAGTTCGACCTGCCCGGCGTCGCCCGGGACAGCATCGACCTCGACGTCGAGCGCAACGTGCTGACCGTGCGCGCCGAGCGGGTGCCCCGCAACGGCGACTGGGAGATGCTCGCGACCGAGCGGCCGCGGGGCGTCTTCAGCCGGCAGCTCGTGCTCGGCGACAACCTCGACCTCGACCGGATCGAGGCGGGCTACGACGGCGGCGTGCTCCGGCTGACCGTCCCGGTGGCCGAGAAGGCCAAGCCGCGCAAGATCGAGATCAGCGGGCAGTCCTCCGACCGGACCGCGATCGAGGCCTGA
- the pstB gene encoding phosphate ABC transporter ATP-binding protein PstB, with protein MEAFGLNVYYGDFHAVHDVNLSFGKNEITALIGPSGCGKSTVLRCLNRMNDLVAGARVEGDILYHGQNIYGRGVDPIAVRTHIGMVFQKPNPFPKSIYDNIAYGPRVIGMKVDNMDDTVEEALRGAALWDEVKDKLKDSAYGLSGGQQQRLCIARTIATKPDVILMDEPCSALDPIATSRIEDLMVGLREEFTIIIVTHNMQQAARVSDRTAFFTARPDETTGNRTGLLVEYDLTSRIFTNPNDKRTEDYISGRFG; from the coding sequence ATGGAGGCCTTCGGGCTCAACGTCTACTACGGCGACTTCCACGCCGTGCACGACGTGAACCTGTCGTTCGGCAAGAACGAGATCACCGCGCTGATCGGCCCGTCGGGCTGCGGCAAGTCGACCGTGCTGCGCTGCCTGAACCGGATGAACGACCTGGTGGCGGGCGCGCGCGTCGAGGGCGACATCCTCTACCACGGGCAGAACATCTACGGCCGCGGCGTCGACCCGATCGCCGTGCGCACCCACATCGGCATGGTGTTCCAGAAGCCGAACCCGTTCCCGAAGTCGATCTACGACAACATCGCCTACGGCCCCCGGGTCATCGGCATGAAGGTCGACAACATGGACGACACGGTCGAGGAGGCGCTGCGCGGCGCCGCGCTGTGGGACGAGGTCAAGGACAAGCTGAAGGACTCGGCGTACGGGCTGTCCGGCGGTCAGCAGCAGCGGCTCTGCATCGCGCGGACCATCGCCACCAAGCCCGACGTGATCCTCATGGACGAGCCCTGCTCGGCCCTCGACCCGATCGCGACCTCGCGCATCGAGGACCTGATGGTGGGGCTGCGCGAGGAGTTCACGATCATCATCGTGACCCACAACATGCAGCAGGCCGCGCGCGTCTCCGACCGGACGGCGTTCTTCACCGCCCGCCCCGACGAGACCACCGGCAACCGCACCGGTCTCCTGGTCGAGTACGACCTCACCAGCCGGATCTTCACCAACCCCAACGACAAGCGGACCGAGGACTACATCTCCGGCCGTTTCGGGTGA
- a CDS encoding FABP family protein, with translation MPFEIPQNIHENCARLAWLIGTWQGNGHGEYPGIEPFQFGQEVIFQQDGRPFIHYFSRAWVTDAEGNEIRPAAQETGFLRPQPDGTLEMVLTHNLGFVEVWQGEIHAEQPRFEIVTDAVGRTATAKEYAGGKRLYGYVNGDLMYAFDMQAMGHPLQPHTHAQLRRVADGG, from the coding sequence ATGCCGTTCGAGATCCCCCAGAACATCCACGAGAACTGCGCCCGCCTGGCGTGGCTCATCGGCACCTGGCAGGGCAACGGCCACGGTGAGTACCCCGGCATCGAGCCGTTCCAGTTCGGGCAGGAGGTCATCTTCCAGCAGGACGGCCGCCCCTTCATCCACTACTTCAGCCGCGCGTGGGTCACCGACGCCGAGGGCAACGAGATCCGCCCGGCCGCGCAGGAGACCGGCTTCCTCCGGCCGCAGCCGGACGGCACCCTCGAGATGGTGCTCACCCACAACCTCGGCTTCGTGGAGGTGTGGCAGGGCGAGATCCACGCCGAGCAGCCGCGGTTCGAGATCGTGACCGACGCCGTGGGCCGCACGGCCACCGCCAAGGAGTACGCCGGCGGCAAGCGGCTCTACGGCTACGTCAACGGCGACCTGATGTACGCCTTCGACATGCAGGCGATGGGCCACCCGCTGCAGCCGCACACCCACGCGCAGCTGAGGCGAGTGGCGGACGGAGGGTGA
- a CDS encoding 3-keto-5-aminohexanoate cleavage protein: protein MSQPDLPADRLLITVAPTGAETAKADCPQLPTTPEEIATTAAECEAAGAAMIHIHVRDADHRPTLDLGLLREWVAAVRSASSMVVQLSTGGSVHDPLEDRLRVLDAEPDSCSLTMGTTNFGDDVFSNPWPFVCELYQLSQERQVVPEFELFDLGQVHALARLLDKFGLPYGGRVHCDLVMGVPGGMNGTADALVAAVRDLPAAVTSWSATGIGRSTLAVALVALSKGGHLRVGMEDVLTLARGVPVEHNRQLVERAAALGALAQRTPMTPDEARVLLGTRAGS, encoded by the coding sequence GTGAGCCAGCCCGACCTGCCTGCCGACCGCCTCCTGATCACGGTCGCCCCGACGGGGGCGGAGACCGCCAAGGCGGACTGCCCCCAGCTGCCGACGACGCCGGAGGAGATCGCCACGACGGCGGCGGAGTGCGAGGCCGCGGGGGCGGCGATGATCCACATCCACGTCCGTGACGCCGACCACCGCCCGACGCTCGACCTGGGCCTGCTGCGCGAGTGGGTGGCGGCCGTGCGGTCGGCCTCCTCGATGGTGGTGCAGCTCTCCACCGGCGGCTCGGTGCACGACCCCCTCGAGGACCGGCTGCGGGTGCTCGACGCCGAGCCGGACTCCTGCTCGCTGACCATGGGCACCACCAACTTCGGTGACGACGTGTTCTCCAACCCGTGGCCGTTCGTGTGCGAGCTCTACCAGCTCTCGCAGGAGCGGCAGGTGGTGCCGGAGTTCGAGCTCTTCGACCTCGGGCAGGTCCACGCGCTGGCGCGGCTGCTCGACAAGTTCGGTCTGCCCTACGGCGGCCGGGTGCACTGCGACCTGGTGATGGGGGTGCCGGGCGGCATGAACGGCACCGCCGACGCGCTGGTCGCCGCGGTCCGCGACCTGCCGGCTGCGGTCACCTCGTGGTCGGCCACCGGCATCGGCCGCTCCACGCTCGCGGTGGCGCTGGTCGCGCTGAGCAAGGGCGGCCACCTGCGGGTCGGGATGGAGGACGTGCTGACCCTCGCCCGCGGCGTACCCGTCGAGCACAACCGGCAGCTGGTCGAGCGCGCCGCGGCGCTCGGGGCGCTCGCGCAGCGCACGCCGATGACCCCCGACGAGGCGCGGGTGCTGCTCGGGACGCGCGCCGGGAGCTGA
- a CDS encoding RNA degradosome polyphosphate kinase, giving the protein MTTEAAPDTHEAALEEIAKHEDRFLDREISWLHFNERVLELAEDPQVPLLERVRFAAIFASNLDEFFMVRVAGLKRRMAAGVAVRAASGLLPREVLEAIWEETRRLAPRHASLFSERIVPELADHGIQLVRWPDLERDEQRHCKRFFKDRVFPVLTPLAVDPAHPFPYISGLSLNLAVLVRNPQTDKEHFARVKVPPNFGRFVELGNDRFVPLEDVIREHLKKLFPGMEVLQVHTFRVTRNEDLEVEEDDAENLLAALEKELLRRRFGPPVRLEVEESMTPDVLELLTSELGVTEEEVFTLPGPLDLSGLHGIADLAREELKFPAFIPTTHRHLAEVETATPVDVFKAVRRHDVLLHHPYDSFATSVQRLVEQAAADPHVLAIKQTLYRTSGDSPIIDALIDAAEAGKQVLVIVEIKARFDEQANIRWARKLEQAGCHVVYGQVGLKTHCKLAMVVRDEPEGIRRYVHIGTGNYNGKTARHYEDLGLITTNEAICEDVAHLFNNLSGYSRNASYAGVLVAPGSVRSGLVERIHGEIENARSGLPAAIRMKANSVVDEAVIDALYLASREGVRVEALIRGISALRPGVPGLSENVTVRSILGRFLEHSRIFWFENGGEPTAWIGSADLMHRNLDRRVEVLVQVAGQDEVAELGKLLDVAFDDDTAAWILQPDGRWQRNAGTVHLHDVLIERQRR; this is encoded by the coding sequence ATGACGACCGAGGCCGCCCCGGACACCCACGAGGCAGCGCTGGAGGAGATCGCCAAGCACGAGGACCGGTTCCTCGACCGCGAGATCTCCTGGCTCCACTTCAACGAGCGGGTCCTCGAGCTGGCCGAGGACCCCCAGGTGCCGCTGCTCGAGCGGGTCCGGTTCGCCGCGATCTTCGCCAGCAACCTCGACGAGTTCTTCATGGTCCGCGTGGCCGGGCTCAAGCGCCGGATGGCCGCGGGCGTCGCCGTCCGCGCCGCGTCCGGGCTGCTGCCCCGTGAGGTGCTGGAGGCGATCTGGGAGGAGACGCGCCGGTTGGCGCCGCGCCACGCCTCGCTCTTCAGCGAGCGGATCGTGCCCGAGCTGGCCGACCACGGCATCCAGCTGGTGCGTTGGCCCGACCTCGAGCGCGACGAGCAGCGTCACTGCAAGAGGTTCTTCAAGGACCGCGTGTTCCCGGTGCTGACGCCGCTGGCCGTCGACCCGGCCCACCCGTTCCCCTACATCTCCGGGCTGTCCCTCAACCTCGCGGTGCTGGTCCGCAACCCGCAGACCGACAAGGAGCACTTCGCCCGGGTGAAGGTGCCGCCCAACTTCGGTCGCTTCGTCGAGCTGGGCAACGACCGGTTCGTGCCGCTCGAGGACGTGATCCGCGAGCACCTCAAGAAGCTCTTCCCCGGCATGGAGGTGCTGCAGGTTCACACCTTCCGGGTCACCCGCAACGAGGACCTCGAGGTCGAGGAGGACGACGCCGAGAACCTGCTCGCGGCGCTCGAGAAGGAGCTGCTGCGCCGCCGGTTCGGGCCCCCCGTGCGGCTCGAGGTCGAGGAGTCGATGACGCCCGACGTGCTCGAGCTGCTGACCTCCGAGCTGGGCGTCACCGAGGAGGAGGTCTTCACCCTGCCGGGGCCGCTCGACCTGTCCGGGCTGCACGGGATCGCCGACCTCGCACGGGAGGAGCTGAAGTTCCCGGCTTTCATCCCGACCACCCACCGCCACCTGGCGGAGGTGGAGACGGCGACGCCGGTCGACGTGTTCAAGGCCGTGCGCCGCCACGACGTGCTGCTCCACCACCCCTACGACTCGTTCGCGACCAGCGTCCAGCGGCTCGTCGAGCAGGCCGCCGCCGACCCGCACGTGCTGGCGATCAAGCAGACGCTCTACCGCACCTCGGGCGACTCCCCGATCATCGACGCCCTCATCGACGCCGCCGAGGCCGGCAAGCAGGTGCTGGTGATCGTGGAGATCAAGGCGCGCTTCGACGAGCAGGCCAACATCCGTTGGGCCCGCAAGCTGGAGCAAGCGGGCTGCCACGTGGTCTACGGGCAGGTCGGGCTCAAGACCCACTGCAAGCTGGCGATGGTGGTGCGCGACGAGCCGGAGGGCATCCGGCGCTACGTCCACATCGGCACCGGCAACTACAACGGCAAGACCGCCCGCCACTACGAGGACCTGGGACTGATCACGACCAACGAGGCGATCTGCGAGGACGTCGCCCACCTGTTCAACAACCTCTCCGGCTACTCCCGCAACGCGTCGTACGCCGGCGTGCTGGTCGCCCCCGGCTCGGTCCGGTCGGGGCTGGTGGAGCGGATCCACGGCGAGATCGAGAACGCGCGCTCGGGGCTGCCGGCGGCCATCCGGATGAAGGCCAACTCGGTGGTGGACGAGGCAGTCATCGACGCGCTCTACCTCGCCTCCCGTGAGGGGGTGCGGGTCGAGGCGCTGATCCGCGGGATCAGCGCGCTGCGGCCCGGCGTCCCCGGGCTGTCGGAGAACGTCACGGTGCGCTCGATCCTCGGGCGGTTCCTCGAGCACAGCCGGATCTTCTGGTTCGAGAACGGCGGCGAGCCGACCGCCTGGATCGGCTCCGCCGACCTGATGCACCGCAACCTCGACCGGCGCGTCGAGGTGCTGGTCCAGGTCGCGGGCCAGGACGAGGTCGCCGAGCTCGGCAAGCTCCTCGACGTCGCCTTCGACGACGACACGGCCGCCTGGATCCTGCAGCCCGACGGCCGCTGGCAGCGCAACGCCGGCACCGTGCACCTGCACGACGTGCTCATCGAGAGGCAACGTCGCTAG
- a CDS encoding response regulator transcription factor: MSQVLLLTSSLQPSADVLPSLALLAHHVRILPAEGSALLDAPESDVILVDGRRELAQARDLCRLIRTTGVDVPVLLVLTEGGLAAVSHDWGIDDVVLDTLGPAELEARLRLATGRLTAQKEAEDPEAHVIRSGEVVIDEAAYTARLGSRVLDLTFKEFELLKHLAQHPGRVFSRDQLLQEVWGYDYFGGTRTVDVHVRRLRAKLGPEHETLIGTVRNVGYRFVLPARSPAATAEVEERDSQDV; encoded by the coding sequence ATGAGCCAGGTGCTGCTGCTGACGAGCTCGCTGCAACCCTCCGCCGACGTGCTGCCCTCCCTGGCGCTCCTCGCGCACCACGTGCGGATCCTGCCCGCCGAGGGCAGCGCCCTCCTCGACGCCCCCGAGTCCGACGTGATCCTCGTCGACGGCCGCCGCGAGCTCGCCCAGGCCCGCGACCTGTGCCGGCTGATCCGCACCACCGGCGTCGACGTACCGGTGCTGCTGGTGCTCACCGAGGGCGGTCTCGCCGCGGTGAGCCACGACTGGGGGATCGACGACGTGGTGCTCGACACCCTCGGCCCGGCCGAGCTCGAGGCGCGGCTCCGGCTGGCCACCGGCCGGCTCACCGCGCAGAAGGAGGCCGAGGACCCCGAGGCCCACGTCATCCGGTCCGGCGAGGTGGTCATCGACGAGGCGGCCTACACGGCCCGGCTCGGCAGCCGCGTGCTCGACCTGACCTTCAAGGAGTTCGAGCTGCTCAAGCACCTCGCCCAGCACCCCGGCCGGGTGTTCAGCCGCGACCAGCTGCTGCAGGAGGTGTGGGGCTACGACTACTTCGGCGGCACCCGCACCGTCGACGTCCACGTCCGCCGGCTGCGCGCCAAGCTCGGGCCCGAGCACGAGACGCTGATCGGCACGGTGCGCAACGTCGGCTACCGGTTCGTGCTCCCGGCGCGGTCCCCGGCGGCCACGGCCGAGGTCGAGGAGCGCGACTCCCAGGACGTGTGA
- a CDS encoding MoaD/ThiS family protein, whose product MNEPEITVHFWAAARAAAGTGELRLPVEGPVTLADVVRRVVAERPETRLAGVLEVCSVLVGERPVTTRDPAQVWVEPGETVEFLPPFAGG is encoded by the coding sequence ATGAACGAGCCCGAGATCACCGTCCATTTCTGGGCGGCCGCGCGCGCGGCGGCCGGCACCGGCGAGCTGAGGCTGCCGGTCGAGGGCCCGGTCACGCTCGCCGACGTCGTACGCCGGGTGGTGGCCGAGCGGCCAGAGACCCGGCTCGCGGGCGTGCTGGAGGTGTGCTCGGTGCTCGTGGGTGAGCGGCCGGTCACCACCCGCGACCCGGCGCAGGTGTGGGTCGAGCCGGGGGAGACCGTCGAGTTCCTGCCGCCGTTCGCCGGCGGCTGA
- a CDS encoding nitroreductase family deazaflavin-dependent oxidoreductase has product MRGLAALGALVLRTPALARAPVPLYRHGLGWLLGPRLMMLEHRGRRTGEARYACLEVVERPEATRVVVASGLGERAQWYRNLRADPTCFVSVGRLRRRPATARVLGDAEASAVLERYREAHPRAWRTLRAAIEAAGGPADHLPVVELVLSAPARP; this is encoded by the coding sequence ATGCGAGGCCTGGCCGCCCTGGGCGCGCTGGTGCTGCGGACGCCGGCGCTGGCCCGGGCGCCCGTGCCGCTCTACCGGCACGGCCTCGGGTGGCTGCTCGGGCCCCGGCTGATGATGCTCGAGCACCGCGGCCGCCGCACGGGCGAGGCCCGCTACGCGTGCCTCGAGGTGGTCGAACGCCCCGAGGCGACACGGGTCGTCGTCGCGAGCGGCCTCGGCGAGCGGGCGCAGTGGTACCGCAACCTGCGGGCCGACCCCACCTGCTTCGTGAGCGTCGGCCGGCTGCGTCGCCGCCCGGCGACCGCGCGGGTGCTGGGTGACGCCGAGGCCTCGGCGGTGCTGGAGCGCTACCGGGAGGCCCACCCGCGGGCGTGGCGCACCCTCCGGGCCGCCATCGAGGCGGCGGGCGGGCCCGCCGACCACCTGCCGGTCGTCGAGCTGGTGCTCAGCGCTCCAGCCAGACCGTGA
- the mshD gene encoding mycothiol synthase: MDADGVRLIADIAADAEAADGTSPLDEAAWLALRHRSDDLEGHVTGDGFVLLIGDELSLVVRPGARGKGVGGSLLEALLPAYDGALRAWSHVDHPAAARLAERHGFTKVRELWVMRRRAAEPAGEVSLPEGVAIRGYHQRDEEQLLRINAAAFATHPEQGKMTAEDLAERMAEPWFDPSGLLVAVDEGRLLGFHWTKAHSAEVGEVYVVGIDPSAQGMGLGRALTRAGLAHLAERGITEVLLYVEADNAPAIRLYQGLGFVHEARDTHVMYQRG, encoded by the coding sequence GTGGACGCCGACGGAGTGCGACTCATCGCCGACATCGCTGCCGACGCCGAGGCAGCAGACGGCACCTCCCCGCTCGACGAGGCGGCCTGGCTCGCGCTGCGACACCGCTCCGACGACCTCGAGGGGCACGTCACCGGCGACGGGTTCGTGCTGCTGATCGGCGACGAGCTGTCGCTGGTGGTGCGGCCCGGCGCGCGCGGCAAGGGCGTGGGCGGGTCGCTGCTGGAGGCGCTCCTGCCGGCGTACGACGGGGCACTGCGGGCCTGGTCCCACGTCGACCACCCCGCTGCCGCCCGGCTGGCCGAGCGCCACGGCTTCACGAAGGTGCGTGAGCTGTGGGTGATGCGACGGCGCGCCGCCGAGCCGGCCGGCGAGGTCTCCCTGCCCGAGGGGGTCGCGATCCGCGGCTACCACCAGCGCGACGAGGAGCAGCTGCTCCGCATCAACGCCGCCGCCTTCGCCACCCACCCCGAGCAGGGGAAGATGACCGCCGAGGACCTGGCCGAGCGCATGGCCGAGCCGTGGTTCGACCCCTCCGGGCTGTTGGTGGCCGTCGACGAGGGACGGCTGCTGGGCTTCCACTGGACCAAGGCCCACTCCGCCGAGGTCGGCGAGGTCTACGTCGTGGGGATCGACCCGTCCGCGCAGGGCATGGGCCTCGGGCGGGCCCTCACCCGCGCCGGGCTGGCCCACCTGGCCGAGCGCGGCATCACCGAGGTGCTGCTCTACGTCGAGGCCGACAACGCCCCGGCGATCCGGCTCTACCAGGGGCTGGGCTTCGTCCACGAGGCCCGCGACACCCACGTGATGTACCAGCGCGGCTGA
- a CDS encoding Fur family transcriptional regulator has translation MSTRDDWRERLRGSGYRLTPQRELILASVERLGHATPDEVLRDVRRHSEAVNASTVYRTLEVLEELGLIRHAHLSDRAPTYHSVTDHEHFHLVCRNCREVFSVDPDVLSELQETLEADHRFAIDVGHLTIFGRCEKCR, from the coding sequence GTGTCGACCCGGGACGACTGGCGGGAGAGGCTCCGCGGCAGCGGCTACCGGCTCACGCCCCAGCGCGAGCTGATCCTGGCGTCGGTGGAGCGGCTGGGTCACGCCACGCCCGACGAGGTGCTGCGCGACGTACGCCGGCACTCCGAGGCGGTCAACGCCTCCACGGTCTACCGGACCCTGGAGGTCCTCGAGGAGCTCGGCCTGATCCGCCACGCCCACCTGAGCGACCGCGCGCCGACCTACCACTCCGTCACCGACCACGAGCACTTCCACCTGGTCTGCCGGAATTGCCGGGAGGTGTTCTCCGTTGATCCTGATGTGCTCTCCGAGCTGCAAGAGACCCTGGAGGCCGACCACCGGTTCGCGATCGACGTCGGCCACCTGACGATCTTCGGAAGGTGTGAGAAGTGCCGCTGA
- a CDS encoding DsrE family protein, producing the protein MSRSLVVKVTCGANDPERCNQAFTVAASALASGASVSLWLTGEAAWFAVPGRAEEFDLPLATPLADLRDAVLAGGSVTLCSQCAARRDIGEDGVLDGVRIAGAAVFAEAVLEDGVQALVY; encoded by the coding sequence ATGTCTCGCTCACTGGTGGTGAAGGTGACCTGCGGTGCCAACGACCCCGAGCGCTGCAACCAGGCGTTCACGGTGGCCGCGTCCGCGCTCGCGTCAGGGGCCTCGGTCTCGCTCTGGCTGACCGGGGAAGCGGCGTGGTTCGCGGTACCGGGCAGGGCCGAGGAGTTCGACCTGCCGCTGGCGACCCCGCTCGCGGACCTGCGCGACGCGGTCCTCGCGGGCGGGTCGGTGACCCTCTGCTCGCAGTGCGCCGCGCGCCGCGACATCGGCGAGGACGGCGTGCTCGACGGCGTACGGATCGCCGGGGCGGCCGTGTTCGCCGAGGCCGTGCTCGAGGACGGGGTCCAGGCGCTCGTCTACTGA
- the dtd gene encoding D-aminoacyl-tRNA deacylase: MRAVVQRVLSASVTVDGEVVGAIDGPGLLVYLGVTHDDGPAEIAWTARKVWDLRLLREEKSASEVDAPVLVVSQFTLYGDARKGRRPTWQAAAPGPVSEPAYDAFCDELERLGATVARGRFGADMRVASVNDGPVTVWLER; the protein is encoded by the coding sequence ATGCGAGCGGTGGTCCAGCGGGTGCTGTCGGCGTCGGTCACCGTGGACGGCGAGGTCGTCGGCGCCATCGACGGTCCCGGGCTGCTGGTCTACCTCGGCGTCACCCACGACGACGGCCCGGCCGAGATCGCGTGGACGGCCCGCAAGGTGTGGGACCTGCGGCTGCTCCGTGAGGAGAAGTCGGCCTCCGAGGTCGATGCGCCGGTGCTCGTGGTCAGCCAGTTCACGCTCTACGGCGACGCGCGAAAGGGTCGCCGGCCGACGTGGCAGGCCGCCGCACCCGGGCCGGTCAGCGAACCGGCGTACGACGCCTTCTGCGACGAGCTCGAACGGCTCGGCGCGACGGTGGCGCGCGGCCGGTTCGGGGCCGACATGCGGGTGGCGTCGGTCAACGACGGACCGGTCACGGTCTGGCTGGAGCGCTGA
- a CDS encoding MerR family transcriptional regulator: protein MARSHGVYAISVVAEMVEMPAQNLRVYERHGLVEPARTDGGTRRYSRDDVDRLHRIRDLLAEGLNLAGIARVLALEEEVRRLRARLDA, encoded by the coding sequence GTGGCGCGGTCGCACGGGGTCTACGCCATCTCGGTGGTGGCCGAGATGGTCGAGATGCCCGCCCAGAACCTGCGGGTCTACGAGCGCCACGGGCTGGTCGAGCCGGCCCGCACCGACGGCGGCACCCGGCGCTACAGCCGCGACGACGTCGACCGGCTCCACCGGATCCGGGACCTGCTCGCCGAGGGCCTCAACCTCGCCGGCATCGCGCGGGTGCTCGCCCTCGAGGAGGAGGTACGCCGGCTGCGCGCCCGGCTGGACGCCTAG